The following coding sequences lie in one Lolium perenne isolate Kyuss_39 chromosome 2, Kyuss_2.0, whole genome shotgun sequence genomic window:
- the LOC127332987 gene encoding uncharacterized protein: MERIREARRAGVSMAGGPPQPRRRLRSNGGGGGAGVAGGPRDSPRSERRRGDRLMLNGNGRDDGDDTSDDSLGDDDDDADEDLAAASAPRYQPLQRRSPSTAPPPSPPQPGAGHHHSSSSSGGGGGYHNNHHHNHGQQQMQRKGGANPKSPIVWKAADEMIGVPVPRKARSASTKRSSHEWTAPGGGSGGGGDGSQIQRPSSRPISPASASTTAPVKKKMKPLGGGGSSGGSGPVPKQRPPSQAPAPPAAPPQPQPPKISKSPSFIQEEIEVAEVLFGLTRQFPCPPKQESANHHKHEPRDAPEIKSGNSSPAPSSTFGVRPADSSSVPTTAPKRKRPRLVKYDNETRPASPAKADLSEPSSRPEVPPATRSDAKASVSAVAESGASTTTAAGAQQEASREAAEKRGEEHRGRDPELRISESDRRDQRPESRAEPPAPPGKPDGEAAPVGSEARNGEATTATKSELASDGARREKFCIDLMAPPPGKLSPDRDGSSDPDADKKGLDSEMDVASRGNSEKKDIERTRRGLEINLEDEKVQRIPADEPAPKKLTLQLDLEKPSLGDEKSPSERRQPPLQQQQQHKSSKTEIKNEKSPLPAVSPPMPMAVGGWMGGFPPFGYLGPVPGLSAPGLHHPMDIKPGTSAGLQHAALVPPPPVRPKRCATHCYIAQQIQYNQRLQKMNSFWPPTAAAAAAATRSAPFFGPRGPFNMGVVPPAEAASLLVNPMQGSYPVRAPLQETKAPSIAASPFQASVSKDKVASSSSAAAESNQRKQPPAHEAQQSSPMPNMMQGPAFIFPFNQQHAAAVAAATAASRMGDTKSSGASSAMPMSATAHPSAAHPGAPTMNLSFANLPPGADAQFLAILQNGYHPFQVAAHPGGPPSYRGMAPPGPGVPFFNGHVYSPHMLHPSQQQVAQQQNHQKNPMPSSSTSSQKHQPQQSQGQQGYAPNANAAAAANSSQSYSSGNQRPVLLHGLAHRQDTDKTAQDGQSSDDKSSHHQKSGYDHNFAVPVHLPNFALMPAAGNQSEKKSNDHHQQPPTSRGQGVRIDLASSQPFVMPFGAPGSAPTGLDFSSLAQNHALFQSHQEASRHGYPQLNFAAAQSVQAGQHKVQHQTATEAKSVAVDSSSTPSAGDHERRKSASAKYPGDQQQHSLSFSKPENKSFMHPFLGSSTNESSSRTLSLIGAESTNAFGSGSKSASSAAAASAAAPSTPTIAQQQHQQQQQQMHLQLQQQHHHHQQQQQLQQLQQQQQQQQQQQQLQQHQQQQQQQHQHNLLQLQKQQQQHQQQQQMLQNHHLNSRPRSAAPSANASGYSDRLSAANFQNLMYQSSAAQGGVPGQSPQMKASSMRVSAPPSAASVPAASPPSNLIMLKNSGLHQQQAKSLQALSSPNHQSQSMGSSKMGPSLANLSTGGAGDMSRSSNAPVPSGSPSNSVSKSTGGSPPASGSAKGGQSAMQLSSPQQQSSKNSGSASSKSSAANHYSSMPMPSILGQQPNSGGKQQQQSQMKQQPFPTQGHFFISSAYAPAQGPQHMNAGAAAGLYQKRPADKTQQQQAPHQQTSGSMLSLSSMSTAPIPADAGKALAAAAASNNMKGLHPAGGGFMQHLTIAGQSASGSPHSQMSAAQLTFGGAMPMPVKPTSDQKPAAGK, from the exons ATGGAGCGGATCCGGGAAGCCAGGAGAGCCGGCGTGTCCATGGCCGGCGGGCCGCCCCAGCCGCGCCGGCGGCTGCGGAGcaacggcggcggaggcggcgctgGCGTTGCCGGCGGGCCGAGGGACTCGCCTCGGTCCGAGCGGAGGCGCGGCGACCGGCTCATGCTCAACGGCAACGgccgcgacgacggcgacgacaccTCCGACGACAGcctcggcgacgacgacgacgacgccgacgAGGACCTCGCCGCCGCGTCCGCACCTCGTTACCAGCCGCTGCAGCGCCGCTCGCCCAGCACGGCGCCCCCGCCGTCCCCGCCGCAGCCCGGCGCCggccaccaccacagcagcagcagcagcggcggcggcggcggttaccACAACAACCACCACCACAACCACGGCCAGCAGCAGATGCAGCGCAAGGGCGGCGCCAATCCCAAGAGCCCCATAGTCTGGAAGGCGGCCGACGAGATGATCGGCGTGCCGGTACCCAGGAAGGCCCGCTCAG CTTCTACCAAGAGGTCGTCGCACGAGTGGACTGCCCCCGGCGGCGGaagcggcggcggaggagacgGCTCGCAGATCCAGCGCCCTTCCTCACGCCCGATCTCGCCGGCATCCGCGTCGACCACCGCCCCAGTCAAGAAAAAGATG AAACCACTTGGCGGCGGTGGGAGCAGCGGCGGTTCGGGGCCTGTACCGAAGCAGCGGCCGCCGTCCCAGGCCCCAGCTCCGCCGGCAGCCCCGCCACAGCCTCAGCCGCCGAAGATTTCCAAGTCGCCGTCGTTCATCCAGGAGGAGATCGAGGTCGCCGAGGTGCTGTTCGGCCTCACCCGGCAGTTCCCCTGCCCTCCCAAGCAGGAGAGCGCCAACCACCACAAGCACGAGCCGAGGGACGCGCCGGAGATCAAGTCCGGGAACTCCTCGCCGGCTCCCTCGTCGACTTTCGGCGTGCGGCCGGCGGATTCGTCCTCCGTGCCCACGACAG CGCCGAAGAGGAAGCGGCCGCGGCTGGTCAAGTACGACAACGAGACCCGTCCGGCGAGCCCTGCGAAGGCTGACTTGAGCGAGCCGTCGTCGAGGCCGGAAGTGCCACCGGCGACGAGATCAGATGCGAAGGCGTCGGTGTCGGCAGTGGCTGAAAGCGGCGCCAGCACCACCACAGCTGCTGGTGCGCAGCAGGAGGCTTcccgggaggcggcggagaagagGGGGGAGGAGCACAGAGGAAGAGATCCAGAGCTCCGGATCAGCGAATCAGATCGACGGGATCAGAGGCCCGAGAGCCGCGCTGAGCCGCCGGCGCCACCAGGCAAGCCGGACGGCGAAGCTGCGCCGGTCGGCTCCGAGGCCCGAAATGGGGAAGCCACCACCGCGACAAAGAG TGAGCTGGCATCCGATGGCGCTCGGCGAGAAAAGTTTTGCATCGATCTCATG GCTCCCCCTCCTGGGAAGCTATCTCCTGATAGGGATGGCTCCTCCGACCCTGACGCGGATAAGAAGGGATTGGATTCTGAGATGGACGTG GCTAGCCGAGGAAATTCTGAGAAGAAAGATATTGAGAGGACTCGGAGGGGCCTGGAGATCAATCTGGAGGACGAGAAGGTGCAGAGGATTCCTGCAGATGAGCCTGCTCCAAAGAAGCTCACTCTGCAGCTCGATTTGGAGAAGCCCAGCCTAGGTGATGAAAAATCGCCGTCAGAACGACGCCAGCCGCcattgcagcagcagcagcagcacaagtCCTCAAAGACTGAGATCAAGAATGAGAAATCAC CTCTACCTGCTGTTTCACCACCTATGCCAATGGCTGTTGGAGGCTGGATGGGGGGTTTCCCACCTTTTGG TTACCTTGGTCCAGTTCCAGGACTATCAGCTCCAGGGCTTCATCATCCTATGGACATCAAGCCGGGTACCTCTGCTGGATTACAG CATGCTGCATTGGTTCCTCCGCCGCCGGTACGACCGAAGCGCTGCGCTACACATTGTTACATTGCACAGCAGATCCAATACAACCAGCGCCTCCAGAAGATGAACTCATTCTGGCCCCCGACAGCGGCTGCCGCCGCTGCCGCAACGAGATCCGCACCATTCTTTGGTCCGAGAGGACCATTCAACATGGGCGTCGTGCCGCCtgctgaggctgcctcccttcTCGTGAACCCAATGCAGGGGAGCTACCCTGTCCGCGCCCCACTGCAAGAAACTAAGGCTCCATCGATCGCTGCTTCTCCTTTCCAGGCGAGCGTCTCTAAGGATAAAGTGGCATCCAGCAGTTCCGCCGCAGCTGAATCAAACCAAAGGAAGCAACCTCCAGCTCATGAAGCGCAGCAGTCCTCCCCCATGCCAAACATGATG CAAGGGCCAGCATTCATCTTCCCATTCAACCAACAACATGCTGCAGCAGTGGCAGCTGCAACTGCAGCCAGTCGAATGGGTGATACAAAATCTTCTGGAGCCAGCAGTGCGATGCCAATGTCCGCCACTGCGCACCCTTCGGCAGCGCACCCTGGTGCCCCGACCATGAACTTGAGCTTTGCCAACTTGCCGCCGGGGGCTGATGCCCAGTTCTTGGCTATATTACAGAATGGCTACCACCCGTTCCAGGTTGCTGCTCATCCTGGAGGACCTCCATCATATCGAGGCATGGCACCACCAGGCCCAGGTGTAccattcttcaatgggcatgtctACTCTCCCCACATGTTGCACCCATCACAGCAGCAAGTTGCCCAGCAACAAAATCATCAGAAAAACCCTATGCCAAGCTCGTCCACTTCGTCTCAGAAGCATCAGCCACAACAATCACAAGGGCAGCAGGGATATGCACCGAATGCTAACGCTGCTGCCGCTGCCAACAGTTCCCAGAGCTATTCGAGTGGCAACCAGCGTCCTGTTCTATTGCATGGCCTCGCCCACCGACAAGATACTGACAAGACTGCGCAGGATGGTCAATCTAGTGATGACAAGTCATCACACCATCAGAAGAGCGGGTATGATCATAATTTTGCTGTTCCAGTTCATCTTCCGAATTTTGCATTGATGCCAGCTGCTGGTAATCAAAGCGAGAAGAAGTCGAATGATCACCACCAGCAGCCACCAACTAGTCGAGGCCAGGGGGTGAGGATTGATCTTGCTTCATCTCAGCCTTTTGTGATGCCCTTTGGTGCTCCTGGTTCCGCCCCGACTGGTCTCGACTTCTCTTCGTTGGCACAGAACCATGCGCTTTTCCAGAGCCATCAAGAAGCAAGCCGCCATGGTTACCCACAGCTTAATTTTGCTGCAGCCCAATCTGTTCAAGCTGGTCAGCACAAGGTCCAGCATCAAACTGCTACAGAAGCCAAATCTGTGGCAGTAGATTCATCTTCAACACCAAGTGCTGGTGATCATGAGAGAAGGAAATCAGCATCTGCAAAGTATCCGGGTGATCAGCAGCAGCATTCTCTGTCCTTCTCCAAGCCAGAGAACAAGTCTTTTATGCACCCTTTCCTTGGTAGCAGCACTAATGAGAGCTCATCCCGCACTTTGAGCCTTATTGGTGCAGAATCTACAAATGCCTTTGGTTCAGGCAGCAAAAGTGCTTCTAGTGCAGCAGCTGCGTCAGCTGCAGCCCCATCTACACCAACCATTGCCCAGCAGCAACaccaacagcagcagcagcaaatgCATCTGCAGCTGCAGCAACAACATCACCAtcaccagcagcagcagcaactccagcagctacagcagcagcagcaacaacaacagcagcagcagcagctccagcaacatcagcagcaacaacagcagcagcaCCAGCATAATTTGCTTCAGCTTCAGAAACAGCAGCaacaacatcaacaacaacagcaaATGTTGCAAAATCACCATCTGAACTCGCGCCCCAGGTCTGCTGCACCATCAGCTAATGCAAGTGGATACTCAGACCGCCTGAGTGCGGCCAATTTTCAGAACTTAATGTATCAATCTAGTGCTGCTCAAGGGGGAGTTCCTGGTCAATCGCCCCAGATGAAAGCATCGTCGATGAGAGTGTCGGCTCCACCATCAGCTGCATCTGTCCCTGCTGCATCTCCACCCTCTAATTTGATTATGCTGAAGAACAGTGGTCTCCACCAGCAACAAGCAAAATCTCTACAGGCTCTCTCTTCCCCGAATCACCAATCACAAAGTATGGGTTCGTCGAAAATGGGGCCTTCCCTTGCTAATCTTTCTACTGGAGGGGCAGGGGATATGTCTCGATCTTCAAATGCTCCTGTTCCTTCTGGTTCGCCATCTAATTCAGTGTCCAAAAGCACTGGTGGTAGCCCACCTGCTTCTGGGAGTGCAAAGGGTGGGCAGTCGGCTATGCAGTTGTCATCACCTCAACAGCAGTCAAGTAAGAACTCTGGTTCGGCATCATCCAAGTCAAGTGCGGCGAATCACTACAGCAGTATGCCAATGCCATCGATCCTTGGCCAGCAACCAAACTCTGGCGGTAAGCAGCAGCAGCAGTCACAAATGAAACAGCAGCCGTTCCCAACACAAGGTCACTTCTTCATCTCCAGCGCGTACGCACCAGCACAAGGTCCTCAGCATATGAACGCGGGAGCTGCTGCTGGCCTGTACCAAAAGCGTCCAGCTGACAAGACGCAGCAGCAGCAGGCTCCCCATCAGCAGACATCTGGTTCCATGCTCTCTCTCAGCTCGATGTCCACAGCTCCTATTCCAGCTGATGCAGGGAAGGCTCTTGCAGCGGCAGCTGCCAGCAACAACATGAAGGGTCTTCATCCAGCGGGTGGTGGTTTTATGCAACACCTTACAATAGCAGGCCAATCGGCGAGCGGGTCGCCTCACTCTCAGATGTCAGCAGCGCAACTGACATTTGGAGGAGCAATGCCGATGCCCGTGAAGCCTACAAGTGATCAGAAGCCTGCTGCTG GCAAGTAA